A region from the Leptospirillum ferriphilum ML-04 genome encodes:
- a CDS encoding cache domain-containing protein, with amino-acid sequence MNRLENFHESRNDLLGFLGSILEGVVSEDHLKAGAETLRRRLKPLISSYPFLDLCYVLDGEGRQIGTNVVGSRCAPSLGKEGDGEDRSQRPYYRQARDSWGSVLTPPYFSSATNSLCVTVATPVRNDENRLLGIVVADIDYEQVMTLLEDDHRRKTMEPFFKGIYSIFSLGLLVVSLGLAIQAFHSLKQVFGNLEKIADTTPSFQATILLTLALAIFDLAKTIFEEEVLLRKDVRRHSATRRTLTRFIASILIAISIEALMLVFKFAIQDPTHLNEAGWLVFTVVGLLIGLGVYVYLGARAEILLTHSKAREKHQSALSPDGRRIGNPVRMKP; translated from the coding sequence ATGAACCGACTGGAAAATTTTCACGAGAGCCGGAACGACCTTCTCGGATTTCTGGGCAGCATCCTGGAAGGCGTCGTCTCCGAAGACCATCTGAAAGCGGGCGCCGAAACGCTCCGGCGTCGACTGAAACCCCTGATTTCGTCCTATCCTTTTCTCGATCTCTGCTACGTGCTGGATGGCGAGGGGCGTCAGATCGGAACGAACGTCGTCGGAAGCCGGTGCGCGCCGTCCCTGGGAAAAGAGGGAGACGGAGAAGACCGGAGCCAGAGACCCTATTACCGGCAGGCCCGGGATTCCTGGGGAAGCGTCCTGACGCCCCCCTATTTTTCCTCGGCGACGAATTCCCTCTGCGTGACGGTCGCGACTCCGGTCAGAAACGACGAAAATCGCCTTCTGGGTATTGTGGTGGCGGATATCGATTATGAGCAGGTCATGACATTGCTCGAGGACGACCATCGGAGAAAGACGATGGAGCCCTTTTTCAAGGGGATTTATTCCATTTTTTCCCTGGGGCTTCTCGTCGTGAGCCTGGGGCTTGCGATCCAGGCGTTTCATTCGCTCAAGCAGGTTTTCGGGAACCTCGAAAAAATCGCCGACACGACGCCGTCCTTCCAGGCCACGATCCTTTTGACTCTGGCTCTGGCGATTTTCGACCTGGCAAAAACCATTTTTGAGGAGGAGGTTCTCCTCCGGAAGGATGTCCGGCGCCACAGTGCGACCCGGCGCACCCTCACCCGGTTTATCGCCTCGATCCTGATCGCGATTTCCATCGAGGCGCTGATGCTTGTCTTCAAGTTCGCGATCCAGGATCCCACCCACCTGAACGAAGCGGGATGGCTGGTCTTCACCGTCGTGGGTCTTTTGATCGGACTGGGCGTCTATGTCTACCTGGGCGCGAGGGCAGAAATCCTTCTCACCCACAGCAAGGCCCGGGAAAAGCATCAGTCCGCTCTCTCTCCCGACGGACGGCGGAT
- a CDS encoding DNA-3-methyladenine glycosylase 2 family protein has translation MPCVPFPCILLLMSTLDPAILYRALRSRDARFDGTFFVGVVTTGIYCRPICSSRRPKPGICRFFRSAAAAESEGFRPCLSCRPESAPGNAPVDRSERLALAAMQSFREQTETVNTGEVAGRLGITPRQLRKIFLRTFGVSPARFVRTERLLLSRQLLLGSSLSVPDVAMASGFESLRRFNELFRTSFLTTPSEFRKRPARHDPSTIELSLGFRPPCAWNVLFDFLGNRTIAGVEVVAGSAYRRAVRIRKGETIFRGWLSAEPDGKALRLTLSTSLLPVVPIVVARVRHLFDMDCRPDRIADTLGPLGMREPGIRVPGAFDGFETAVRVILGQQVSVQGARTLAGRLVNAHGDPVDTPWTDITRTFPSPERIALMDASALSGLGIFGFRIKAILGVATAVAEGRITLSPCPDPEPQMEVLRSIPGIGEWTVQAIAMRVFSWPDAFPHTDYGIRKALREESPRRILEIAEQWRPWRAYAALALWRSLAEVP, from the coding sequence GTGCCATGCGTTCCGTTTCCGTGTATTCTCCTTCTCATGTCAACCCTGGATCCCGCCATTCTCTATCGGGCCCTCCGGTCCCGGGACGCGCGCTTCGACGGAACGTTTTTCGTCGGGGTTGTGACGACCGGAATCTATTGCCGCCCGATCTGTTCTTCCCGGCGCCCGAAACCCGGGATTTGCCGATTTTTTCGGAGCGCCGCCGCGGCCGAGTCGGAAGGGTTCCGGCCGTGTCTCTCCTGTCGTCCCGAGTCGGCTCCCGGAAATGCCCCCGTCGACCGTTCGGAGCGTCTTGCGCTTGCCGCCATGCAAAGTTTCCGGGAACAGACAGAAACCGTCAACACAGGGGAAGTGGCCGGACGACTCGGGATCACCCCCCGGCAACTCCGGAAAATCTTCCTCCGGACGTTCGGCGTTTCTCCCGCACGTTTCGTCCGGACCGAACGCCTCCTCCTTTCCCGCCAGCTTCTCCTGGGAAGCTCCCTGTCCGTCCCCGATGTCGCCATGGCGTCCGGGTTCGAGAGCCTTCGACGTTTCAACGAGCTTTTCCGGACCTCCTTCCTGACAACACCGTCGGAGTTCCGGAAGCGCCCGGCGCGACACGATCCGTCGACGATCGAGCTGTCGCTCGGATTCCGTCCGCCCTGTGCGTGGAACGTCCTGTTCGATTTTCTGGGGAACCGGACGATTGCCGGCGTGGAAGTCGTGGCGGGGTCAGCATACCGGCGGGCAGTCCGGATCCGGAAAGGGGAAACGATCTTCCGGGGCTGGCTGTCGGCCGAGCCGGACGGCAAGGCCCTTCGCCTGACGCTCTCGACCTCGCTTCTTCCGGTGGTGCCGATCGTCGTGGCCCGCGTCCGCCATCTGTTCGACATGGATTGCCGGCCGGACCGAATCGCGGACACTCTGGGCCCTCTTGGAATGCGGGAACCGGGGATCCGCGTTCCGGGAGCGTTCGACGGATTCGAGACCGCCGTACGGGTCATTCTCGGGCAGCAGGTTTCGGTCCAGGGGGCCCGCACGCTGGCCGGACGGCTGGTCAACGCCCATGGTGATCCGGTCGACACGCCCTGGACGGACATCACAAGGACGTTTCCCTCTCCCGAACGGATCGCGCTGATGGATGCCTCTGCCCTCTCCGGACTCGGCATTTTCGGCTTCCGGATCAAGGCCATTCTCGGCGTGGCCACCGCCGTGGCCGAAGGGCGGATCACGCTTTCCCCCTGTCCGGATCCCGAACCTCAAATGGAGGTACTCCGGTCCATCCCGGGAATCGGGGAGTGGACCGTCCAGGCGATCGCGATGCGGGTCTTTTCCTGGCCGGACGCCTTTCCCCACACGGACTACGGGATCCGGAAAGCTCTCCGGGAAGAATCCCCGCGGCGGATCCTGGAAATCGCAGAACAATGGCGCCCCTGGAGAGCCTATGCCGCGCTGGCTCTCTGGCGCTCTCTTGCGGAGGTTCCATGA
- a CDS encoding tetratricopeptide repeat protein — protein MKTGSLRIALLLSLTLLAGGCASMTGPDVRAYLHEKNAYAEIRQGHLDRALDELRRALRENPKEPTILNNMAYIEFRKGHYNRAVGYLEQARVLRTDDNDEPYILNEARILIAHHDYRKALRLLALIEPRPNWPKGYRKIMAEALIHNGQSARALAILLGRHGGLTLDRPPSP, from the coding sequence AGTCTCCGGATCGCCCTGCTGCTGTCGCTGACCCTGTTGGCCGGAGGATGCGCTTCGATGACGGGTCCCGATGTCCGTGCCTATCTCCATGAGAAAAACGCCTATGCCGAGATCCGGCAGGGTCATCTGGACCGGGCGCTTGACGAGCTTCGTCGCGCGTTGAGGGAGAACCCCAAAGAGCCGACGATCCTGAACAATATGGCGTACATCGAATTCCGGAAGGGCCATTACAACCGGGCGGTGGGGTACCTGGAACAGGCCCGGGTCCTCCGGACCGACGACAACGACGAGCCCTACATCCTGAACGAAGCCCGCATTCTGATCGCCCATCACGATTACCGGAAGGCTCTTCGCCTGCTGGCCCTGATCGAACCCCGGCCGAACTGGCCGAAAGGCTACCGGAAGATCATGGCGGAAGCGCTCATCCACAACGGACAGTCGGCCCGGGCCCTGGCCATCCTTCTGGGACGCCACGGAGGGCTCACTCTTGACCGGCCGCCTTCACCCTAG
- a CDS encoding aldo/keto reductase, protein MRYRKLGRTGLFVSELCLGTMTFGGKDSFWSHIGTLDQEEADRIVGRALDSGINFFDTADVYSEGLSETILGASLKRLKVSRENVVVATKVLGETAAGPNSRGLSRGHIFYAVKASLSRLGLDHIDLYQVHGFDPATPIEETMEALDDLVRQGLVRYVGVSNWAAWQIVKALGISERRGWARFESLQAYYALAGRDLEREIVPMLESEQLGLLPWSPLAGGLLSGKFGRGIPAPAGSRRATFDFPPVDRERAYDCIDAMRPMADKRGVSVARVAIAWLLHQPVVTSVVIGAKRIEQLEDNIAATSLSLDPEELATLDKVSALPPEYPGWMFERQGEYRRRQLSQADVEMRVVLDERS, encoded by the coding sequence ATGCGCTATCGAAAATTAGGCCGGACGGGCCTCTTTGTCTCAGAACTCTGTCTGGGAACCATGACCTTTGGAGGGAAAGACAGCTTCTGGAGCCACATCGGCACTCTGGATCAGGAGGAGGCCGACCGGATCGTCGGCCGGGCGCTCGATTCCGGGATCAATTTTTTCGACACCGCGGACGTCTATTCCGAAGGGCTGTCCGAAACCATCCTGGGAGCGTCCCTGAAACGTCTCAAGGTGTCCCGGGAAAATGTCGTCGTTGCCACGAAGGTGCTGGGAGAAACGGCCGCAGGACCGAACTCCCGGGGGTTGTCCCGCGGGCACATTTTTTACGCCGTGAAGGCCAGCCTCTCCCGGCTCGGCCTCGACCACATCGATCTCTACCAGGTGCACGGATTCGATCCTGCGACGCCCATCGAAGAAACGATGGAGGCTCTCGACGATCTGGTCAGGCAGGGACTCGTCCGCTATGTCGGGGTCTCGAACTGGGCGGCCTGGCAGATCGTCAAGGCGCTCGGGATTTCCGAGCGGAGAGGATGGGCCCGGTTCGAATCGCTGCAGGCGTATTATGCGCTCGCCGGTCGCGACCTGGAGAGAGAGATCGTCCCCATGCTCGAAAGCGAACAGCTGGGTCTTCTCCCCTGGAGTCCCCTGGCCGGAGGCCTGCTCAGCGGAAAGTTTGGCCGGGGAATTCCGGCGCCGGCCGGATCCCGGCGGGCGACATTCGACTTTCCGCCGGTAGATCGGGAGAGAGCCTATGATTGCATCGACGCCATGCGCCCCATGGCCGACAAAAGAGGCGTGTCCGTGGCCCGGGTGGCAATTGCCTGGCTTCTCCATCAGCCGGTTGTCACCAGCGTTGTGATTGGTGCCAAACGGATCGAACAGCTCGAGGACAATATTGCGGCCACTTCCCTGTCCCTGGATCCGGAAGAACTGGCGACTCTCGACAAGGTCAGCGCCCTGCCTCCGGAGTATCCCGGTTGGATGTTCGAGCGCCAGGGGGAATATCGCCGCCGGCAGCTGTCCCAGGCCGATGTGGAGATGCGTGTGGTTCTTGACGAACGTTCGTAG
- a CDS encoding IS1634 family transposase — MASRNGPCHVVTTKRVVGDKVYTTTLLRRTYREDGKVKNETLANLSHLPAPILEVVKAGMSGQAVGVLSQDLACVRSLPHGHVAAVVGTMRACGLTALLGSRRTRERDLMEALIAHRLISPGSKLSLFRALSPETATSTLGEVLGVSGATEDELYEAMDALLSRQEKIEKSLAQRHLQDGTLVLYDVSSSYYTGEHCELVRYGHNRDGKKRFPQIVYGLLCASDGCPVAIEVFEGNTADPTTLSSQIQKLRERFGLARVVLVTDRGILTQVQIDKVREIPGFDWITALRSPSIAKLRDQGRIPASLFDAKNLAEITSPDYPGERLIVCRNPVLASRRAWKREELLAATEKDLEKIAQAVRRAKNPLRGKDKIVLRVGKGIDKHHVGKHFDLTFEDDSFSWTRNEEKIREEASLDGLYVIRTSLSQEILGPEKTVGAYKSLAQVERAFRSIKTVDLEIRPIYHRMTDRVKSHVFLCMLAYYVEWQMKQKLAPLLFAEEDREGADRERPDIVSPAVPSEAARKKASSRRTEANLPLQTFGGLIEDLGTLVKNVMQAGKDESARFSISTTSTPFQKKALELLGVGANL, encoded by the coding sequence ATGGCGAGCAGAAACGGACCCTGTCATGTGGTCACAACGAAAAGAGTGGTGGGAGACAAAGTCTACACGACGACCCTTCTGCGCCGGACCTATCGGGAGGACGGGAAGGTCAAGAACGAGACCCTGGCCAATCTCTCCCATCTTCCGGCCCCGATCCTCGAGGTCGTGAAGGCCGGCATGTCGGGCCAGGCCGTGGGCGTTTTGTCCCAGGATCTCGCCTGCGTCCGCTCCCTGCCACACGGACATGTGGCGGCCGTGGTCGGGACGATGCGCGCCTGCGGATTGACCGCACTTCTGGGGTCACGGCGCACCCGGGAGCGGGATCTCATGGAGGCCCTGATCGCCCACCGCTTGATTTCTCCTGGATCCAAACTCAGTCTTTTCCGGGCGCTGTCCCCCGAGACGGCCACTTCCACGCTTGGCGAGGTTCTGGGGGTATCCGGGGCCACGGAAGACGAACTTTACGAGGCCATGGACGCCCTTCTGTCGCGCCAGGAGAAGATCGAGAAGTCCCTGGCACAAAGACACCTCCAGGACGGCACCCTGGTCCTCTACGACGTATCGTCGAGCTACTACACGGGAGAGCATTGCGAACTGGTCCGGTACGGACACAACAGGGACGGCAAGAAACGGTTCCCCCAGATCGTCTACGGGCTCTTGTGCGCCTCCGACGGCTGTCCGGTCGCCATCGAGGTTTTCGAGGGCAACACGGCCGATCCCACGACGCTTTCAAGCCAGATCCAGAAGTTGCGGGAACGCTTTGGTCTGGCCCGGGTCGTTCTTGTCACCGACCGGGGCATCCTGACGCAGGTCCAGATCGACAAGGTCCGGGAGATCCCCGGATTCGACTGGATCACGGCGCTCCGGTCTCCGTCGATCGCCAAGCTGCGGGACCAGGGCCGCATTCCGGCCTCTCTCTTCGACGCGAAGAACCTGGCCGAGATCACCTCCCCCGACTATCCGGGAGAGCGGCTGATCGTCTGCCGGAATCCCGTTTTGGCGAGTCGTCGCGCCTGGAAGCGGGAAGAGCTTCTCGCCGCGACGGAGAAGGATCTGGAAAAGATTGCCCAGGCGGTGCGCCGGGCGAAGAACCCGCTTCGGGGAAAAGACAAGATCGTCCTTCGCGTGGGAAAGGGAATCGACAAGCACCATGTGGGTAAGCATTTCGATCTGACCTTCGAAGACGACAGCTTCTCCTGGACGCGAAACGAGGAGAAGATCCGGGAAGAGGCCTCACTCGACGGTCTTTACGTCATCCGGACCTCTCTTTCCCAAGAGATCCTGGGACCGGAGAAGACCGTCGGGGCCTACAAGTCACTCGCCCAGGTGGAGCGGGCCTTCCGGAGCATCAAGACCGTGGATCTCGAGATCCGGCCGATCTATCACAGAATGACGGACCGGGTCAAAAGCCACGTCTTCCTGTGCATGCTGGCCTACTACGTGGAGTGGCAGATGAAGCAGAAGCTGGCTCCGCTTCTGTTTGCGGAGGAGGATCGGGAAGGGGCGGATAGGGAGCGTCCGGATATCGTCAGTCCGGCCGTGCCCTCGGAGGCGGCCCGAAAGAAGGCGTCTTCCCGCCGGACCGAAGCGAATCTCCCGCTCCAGACCTTCGGGGGACTGATCGAGGATCTGGGAACGCTTGTCAAGAACGTGATGCAGGCTGGAAAAGACGAGTCAGCGCGCTTTTCCATATCGACCACAAGCACGCCCTTCCAGAAAAAGGCTCTGGAACTCTTGGGGGTCGGTGCCAATCTCTGA
- a CDS encoding methylated-DNA--[protein]-cysteine S-methyltransferase — MNSGYIRTETSLGPVIIVSEGEAVTAVVFDGTRRSPDMLSGKEDGQDDAPLSLAAVQIREYLEGQRREFRFPVRLSGTPFQRDVWEILRTIPYGKTLSYRDITRLLEKDDRYLRAVGSAISRNPLMMIVPCHRVIGSDGSLTGYAGGLDRKRALLELEQRHMPR; from the coding sequence ATGAACTCCGGATACATCCGGACAGAGACTTCTCTGGGTCCGGTCATCATCGTGTCGGAAGGCGAAGCGGTCACCGCCGTTGTGTTTGACGGAACCCGCCGGAGCCCGGACATGTTATCAGGGAAGGAGGACGGGCAGGACGACGCGCCCCTGTCTCTGGCTGCAGTCCAGATCAGGGAATATCTGGAGGGGCAAAGGCGGGAGTTCCGTTTCCCGGTCCGACTCTCGGGAACTCCCTTTCAGAGGGACGTCTGGGAGATCCTCCGGACAATCCCTTACGGGAAGACCCTCTCTTACCGGGACATCACGCGTCTTCTGGAAAAAGACGACCGCTACCTCCGGGCCGTCGGATCCGCCATTTCCAGAAATCCCCTGATGATGATTGTTCCCTGCCATCGGGTGATCGGATCCGACGGGTCCCTCACCGGTTACGCGGGGGGGCTGGATCGAAAAAGAGCCCTTCTTGAACTGGAGCAGCGTCACATGCCCCGATAG